One genomic segment of Mus pahari chromosome 4, PAHARI_EIJ_v1.1, whole genome shotgun sequence includes these proteins:
- the LOC110320784 gene encoding LOW QUALITY PROTEIN: glyceraldehyde-3-phosphate dehydrogenase-like (The sequence of the model RefSeq protein was modified relative to this genomic sequence to represent the inferred CDS: inserted 1 base in 1 codon), whose protein sequence is MLLRNLGSTPLRDSNRINHEKYEILLKITSNASFITKCLAPLIKVIHDNFGFVEGLMTTVHAITATQKTVDGPSGKLWHDGRGASQNIIPASTSAARAVGKVIPELNGKLTGMASHVPIPNVSVVVLXCCLEKLAKYEDIKKVVKQASEGPLKGILGYTEDRVVSCDFNSNSHFSTFDAGPGIALNDNFVKLISWYDNEYGYSNRVVDLMAYMASKE, encoded by the exons ATGTTGctcaggaacttggggtcaaCCCCCTTAAGAGATTC GAACAGGATAAACCACgagaaatatgaaattttactCAAGATTACCAGTAATGCATCTTTCATCACCAAATGCTTAGCCCCCCTGATCAAGGttatccatgacaactttggcttcgtggaagggctcatgaccacggtccatgccatcactgccactcaaaagactgtggatggcccctctggaaagctgtggcatgatGGCCGTGGGGCttcccagaacatcatccctgcatccactagTGCTGCCagggctgtgggcaaggtcatccccGAGCTGaatgggaagctcactggcatggcctcccATGTTCCTATCCCCAATGTGTCTGTTGTGGTTC ACTGCTGCCTGGAGAAACTTGCCAAGTATGAAGatatcaagaaggtggtgaagcaagCATCCGaaggcccactgaagggcatcctaggctacactgaggaccgggttgtctcctgtgacttcaacagcaactcccacttttccacctttgatgctgggcctggcattgctctcaatgacaactttgtgaAGCTCAtctcctggtatgacaatgaatatggctacagcaacagggtggtggatcTCATGGCCTAtatggcctccaaggagtaa